One genomic segment of Puniceicoccus vermicola includes these proteins:
- the yajC gene encoding preprotein translocase subunit YajC, which yields MDLPIQLATQVAPGGGAGGLTPILFFILLFAGMWFLIIAPQRKRQKQQEAMIKALKTGDKILTSGGIFGEITNVKDDRLVVKVAEGVKVELGRSFVANKVEDPS from the coding sequence ATGGACCTTCCGATTCAACTCGCTACACAAGTAGCCCCCGGCGGTGGCGCCGGCGGTCTCACTCCGATTCTTTTCTTCATCCTTCTTTTTGCAGGGATGTGGTTTTTGATCATCGCTCCGCAGCGCAAGCGCCAAAAACAACAGGAAGCGATGATTAAAGCGCTGAAGACCGGCGACAAGATTCTCACTTCCGGAGGCATCTTCGGGGAGATCACGAACGTCAAGGACGACCGTCTGGTGGTGAAAGTCGCCGAGGGGGTTAAGGTCGAGCTCGGCCGGTCCTTCGTAGCCAACAAGGTCGAAGATCCCTCCTAA